A window of Amaranthus tricolor cultivar Red isolate AtriRed21 chromosome 8, ASM2621246v1, whole genome shotgun sequence genomic DNA:
GTTGTAAAAGGAGTATAtaattacttacaatatttgaattattaaaatatttattcatcaactttaaattttgattagtttttatttataagttaaaatatagttaagtggtaTTTTGTTGAATTCGTCTCGATCTAAAGATTGTTAATATTcaatttataactttttattgtacataatttgagatattaaaaatCGAATTAGTTCTACTAAATTACGTAAAAAAGCGAACgttgcaagtaatttgaaaCGCAAAAAGTAATTGAATTGGACAATAGAATAAGATAAAATTTGAGGAAAAACAAATTAGGAAGTCGATGTTTGGAATTTTGGTGTGCGAGACATGTATCTCTAACTTAATAAAGataacatatttgatatttccCCTAGATTGGATCTTGCTTTTACAGTTGCAAATTGAGTAGACATAAatgttaagaaaccaactcaattaaaaggttaaattgatgattaaagCCCGTAAATATGTTATACTCTAACGTACCTCCTCATACAAAAACTTTTGGGTTGAAGTATGCATACAATAGACTCTTCTATTAAGTGTGGATGCAACTCACATAACCTAATTAATAGTAAGCATTGAAAAGTTGTACGTCATTTATTGAGGTACCATAAAAGGTACAATGAGTTCTCTCTTTGATAAATAGTTCTTGGAGTTCAAGACAAAGTTCCCTCTCAAGAATTCGTGAGTTGCATTTCCTCTCTACTAAGCATTGAGTTTAATACATAGTTCACTCTACGTTAAGTGCTATGCTTCTAtgatcaagttttttttttttttttttttgagaccCAAACAATTTTTTGTGAAAGAATATTGTATGTAAAGATTGTATCTATTGTCAaactttttattatcttttgttaCTCACTTCATTTTTTGATTCAATGCTAGCTAGTAGTTGAGatcatttaataatatatatatatatatatatatatatatatatatatatatatatatatatatatatatatatatatatatatatatatatatatacatacatacatacatacatatatatatatatatatatatatatatatatatatatatatatatatatatatatatatatatatatatatgtatatatatatatatgtatatacatatatatatatatatgtatatacatatatatatatatatacatatatatatatatacatatatatacatatatatatatatatatatatacatatatatacatatacatatatatatatatatacatatatatacatatacatatatatacatatatatatatatatacatatatatatatatatatatacatatacatatatatatatatatatatatatatatatatatatacatatatatatatatatacatatatatatatatatacatatatatatatatatacatatatatatatatatatatatatatcggaCCAACACCAAAAGTAGTTTTAAGTTATACGTTATTTAAGTCTCTAATTTCAATAATGTTAGCAAGTGATTGCTAAGTGTGATTATTCTCTATCTCATTAAGATTGCAATATATTCCTTTAAAAGTTCTTATATAAtttgtataatatttttgtaaatttttaatggAATCGAGGAGTTTGATGATTTCTCGTGAAACTTAGTAGCCGTAAATAATAATCTATAAGTAACAATTTTCTCCAAcattttaatgtattaaatttaaagattgataaagatataaaatcatgcaaaaatttaaagttaaaaaaagaTGTATAGTAACCTAGTAAAAGatgtaattataaaatctaTGTACCTATAAAAAGACGTAATGAATTATCTGTCTAAAAAAAATGAGTAGTACCTAGAAAAAGAGTAGTACTACATTATCAtggttttctttttaaattatgaatatttcaatatttttgatCATGTATAACGTTTACCTTTTTGTTTTATGGCTTAGAATGTAGCACGATTAGCAAAAGGTCCACCCTTTATAACTTTTAACAATCTCCAAAAGGTATTCATGAACTACTATTTTTTGGTTTAATGAGGATGAATCATTGTTTAATTGTTACTCTACATGTATTTTTTGGATCTATCAAAAAATAATGATACCATTGATCATATATGTCTTTCTCAATCCATAATTAAtcccttttctttctttgagCTCTTCACAATTCATATATGAGTATacattttcattattaattagttcTTTTTAAACAAGTTGTAGATTATGATCATATtaaaaacatattaattatGAGAAGTTAAATGAGATCATTTTGTAGGTTTGCATGCATGCTTGTGCACTTTACTAATTAAGTACAGAACATATAGTGATAATTAACATAATTTTCTAATTAGCTACATGAAACTCGATTTATAAAGCTTTTTTAAGCCTGtataaagaaaaagaatgagCGGTAGATTTAAGAGTCGGTGACATCAAAATTTGTGACCTAATCTCACGAACTAATTAGTTATATTAGCAATAAAGGCAAGATATAAAGAGTTAATACTATACCTAGGATGAAGGGTGTTCTTCACCACTTTTTGGCCATACTTCCTCCATTTATAACCATCATCTAAGACATCCACATCACTCATGGTTTTGAAGCAAAACCTTGGGTCTCTAACCTTTCTTCTTGCttttatcttcttcaacttATAGGTAGAAACCCCAAGAAGAGAATCTTCTCCACCACAGCTTCTCTTGTTTCCTCCTAATTGGAATTCCTTTCCTTCACCCCAAGCCCTAGAAAGCAATGATTCAACCAATTAAGAAAACCAACTTTTCAATAAGCAAAATTATCATAGTATAAAAACAATTTATGAACTTATCAACTATAGTTTATGATTCAATGGAGCAACCACCAAAAAATAGCCCCTCCTCCATTCTTTTAAATTAGATAAACCACACTAAAAAAACCTCACATTAATTGAACtaatatagcaaatttaaagagatataaaattaaataataagttgTCATAGAGTATAACATACTCTTTCTATTTTAGTTACtttttctcatttaattttcacACATTTGTTAACGCAATTTTTATAGCATTGATATCTTTAGTTTTGtataactaaaaaatatatcacttaattatgttttaacttaaaaattttaaataaaatataaattacgaGTGAACTATAAATAgtgataaaaaaatcaaatgaaataaaatcACTGAAATGAATATCGAACAATGTTTATATTCTTACCATAGATTATAATTTTGAGATGGTTTTTGGATGGACAAAAGTGGGGGTAAGTAAGTAAAAGATGAAGATAAGTACTCTTGTTCTCTAGGCTTAGGATTTGTAGAAGAAAGCAAGGCTTGAGTAAGAGTAGAGCTTACATGATCTAAAGCAAAGGAAGAAGGCAAACCATTCGAGGCTTTAAGATCATGAGATTGTTGATTTTCATGATGAAAATGATGGCTAAGATTCAGATTAACAACAGAAGAAAAATTTGCTAAATTTGTAGAGTTTAGACAAAACCCCATTGTTTGAGAGCTTGACATTCCTACAACTTGATTATGATCCTCCATTAAACCTTGGTTCATTATAGCTTTAAACTTATAAAACCTACCAATATCTCTATTTCTCACTCTCTAAAATCTTTGTTTCGGTAACAAAAAAGTTGATTGTAGAAAATGGGAAATACAGAACTTAGCCTGTTAGATTTTATTCTATGGAATATTTATCATAAATGGTAATTTTTTCTGCTCAAGAATGATTtctttctttaatatttttatatactaaaaaaatattaaaaaattggtGTTGAAGACAAAAAAATATGGGTTGCAGATTTGATAGGTTACCATCAGGTAAAAGAGAGCAGCTCGCTTGGCTTAGCTAGTTTCCACTTtccttttttatattaaaaaaatgattcGTAAAGGGCCTTTATCATAGTATAATtgtattatttgattaaaaactttattttattgaattgtttaatgtattttttCTGTTTTGAAATATTCTTTACATTATTGTTGTTAACATTGTTTAatatttaagcttattttatatattataataatgtgtaagaaaaaatattgtGAGGTAAAATCTTGTTTGAAATGTGTATTCGCAAActtttatgatattaaatttttataatttttaattatgcataatgcagcatataaattatcaaaataacatattaaatctaaaaagttaaatgtaaaaaatataatagaattagaggtattcattcgggtgatcggttCAGTTTCTGACGGGTATCATTCGATTtgattgtatttcggatcggttatatttcgaATGCGAGTTgcgacgggtcacactcgggtcgggtcggttagtcacggttcggttgaagataagttattcaagctatcgggttagcatcagttcggtgtcggttgacgttagtgtcgagtttcaatcggtctcaggttgtcatcggttaataattggttgtTTTACCGaatacagatcgggttcgggtattttttaagtagaattcggctacgaattgcgaattactaattactattgatgtATCAGATTAATTTATTAgccattttttaattgatgataaggttcatttacttaaagcaatatagtgaaaatgcaaatcaatcagtgatcattattacattgttacttttacttgtttgaccagaaattaaaattataaagttatatcaattttcatctaattcgattaaaagtagttaaataaacattgaccattgattattaactctaaatatatgaaaccatgtatttataaaattattttattaaaatatttatcactttataaaataactaataagatgattgaatatgagtcgatcatacttctatgtaaaaaattggttcaggtttacagtagTTCGAACTAAACTTCGTtggggttaagtcggtttttagccggatcgagttcggtCTCAAGCATGATTcaggtcggtcattattaggtttgggtaatctcggttaacgttTATGTGTCagttagaaaaatcggttacagttcaggttcagttttcccattttcggttgtcaatcgGTTCGGGTATAGCTTCGGGTCGGGTAATGTcgattcgataaacctaaaaaaaaaataaagaacacaTTTTcaggtcggtttactttcgatttcggatcaaattttcgagtcgggtcacttttgaacagctctaaataaaacggagaaagtataacataaaaaataataatcaaattaattacataaataaaaattaatcaaattgatTACATACATAAAAATTCATATTATCCTATCTTTCATTGAAAAAAAGTAGAAATGTAGTGGGAGCGTTAAATTATTTACAGGTGATATAGTGCCCTACCTGAGAGTTGACGAGCATAAGCGACGAATAAGTAGAAGATAAATTAGACATTATGGAAGTAACTCGCATTATGTTATTATGTTATGCATTAATAAGCTGTTATTTATGGATGGATATTATAAGGTGGATGAATTGTTGTATAAGTTAGTTATAgcgtttttaaaatcttttgcgGAATTAAAGACTTTGAACTTTTAAAGCATAAATGAAAGAGATACAATATTTTACGTAGAAACCTTTtaagcctaaatagaaggaaaaaccacgaccccccgggatttcaaattctctactatgttttagacaattcgttacaattacataaaacaaacaaaattaggCCAACAATTCTCTTTCTCTCGCTTGTCACGAAGCTCACTTTCTCTCGGCTTCATTCAAGCTATCACGAGTCACTAGCCTCCTATTAAGTTCCTTTCCAAACTTAATGCCCCTGGGAACAACCCTTTGTTTCCGATCTCCAGCTTCGAGCAAGCTATCACGAGACACAGCCATCTTAAACTTAACTCTAAGTTCTCAGCTTTCTTGTGTGGATTCATTCAAATCCCTCTTCTTCAAATTACAAAAATTCACTCAAACTCTCTCTTCTCCAAATTACAAGAGTTCACTCAAACTCTCTATAGTTCTCTCAAAGTACAAACTCATCGTTGGATGAGCATAAAACTCTACGTATAATGAAACTTTAGATTATATTAATATACTTGTGAAACGGAATGTACCATTACATGATAGGAACTTTAGGAATAGACTTTAAATATGTATTTAGGATATTACGTGAAACTCAATATTTATGAAGCTCATCCTTTAATGAAGTAAATACTTTTGAGGAGTGAATACCCCATGGTGGAGTTGTGGAGACTCACTTTCTAATTGATTAAAGGAAGTCTTTATATAAGAATGAGAAAAGCTATTTTGGGCAAGTTAACTTCCCACTACTTCCCATTAGCTATATAACTTCCATGACCCTTATATTTAGGAAAGTGGAAATATAATGTCGGTTAATTAATTCCCCTTAATACCCATCTTCCTAAATTTGAGGGTGGTGTTTATGACCTTTACTTTTCCAATAACCGCTTTTTAATTTACGTAAaacataattttgttttataagaAATCTTTTCGCCGTAAAATATAATTGTTTTATATAAATTCTTTTCACATAATcccataaaaatatttaataaaatcatatttgaaaagatatattttttcttataaaacaaTTAGATAAAATAACCTTTAAAAAGATGAGATATTTTCTCCTTAAAAATagcaaactaaaattaaaatatctcCATTAAACAAGTCACTCCACCTTTTAAGGAATTATTTTACTAAAGGAGttattatttcaaacaaaaacctCTTAGTAAAACATGGAGTAAAAATCTCCTACTTTCACTCCACTTTTTGAGGGACGGTTTTTCTAAATGAATTGAttatttcaaatcaaaaacctCTTAATAAAACTGGCctatttatagaaaattttatctttttaacttcttatttaaaaaaatcattttaataataaataaattattaaattactgatttttatcattttataccTTATTGTGTTTACGCAGATCTGTTAGCCATATATTCATTAGGGTGTTCCTAAACTGAATTATACTCGTTCCGTTGGGGACAATGACCTATTCCTAAACTGACTCATTCCTAAACTGACTTGTTCTGGAATAGACTCTTGTTCCTTCACGTATATTAACATATACTATGTTTCATCATACATACATGAAGCCTAGTACACTTATACTTGAATCTTCATGTCTCTGGTGATTGGCTTCGGCTCTGAAGCTTCTCTTCAGAAATTTTTAGTTTGACTTTAAACTTTCAGACTTGATTTCTGGGAACATTGCATTGTCTTTGACATCCTCAACAGATTTCAGTTTTTCTAAATATCACAAATTATCATAACTTCCTTGACCAAGTCTTTACGTACTCTCATTAACGATCCTACTCCGGATCGGATATCTTTCTTGTACGATCTCTTAAAAACAAactgtttatttattttgttgtatGCTTTAAAATAACTCTCCAAGTTATTGATGTTCTTGGGAACTTTCATATTCATAACCTATAACTTATTTATGCACATCTTAACAcacatattaatttaataatcatcatttatttattatgagCAAAATCAATCTTAACTCAACATAACCTACTTGAGTATGATTTTATTTCTGGATGCacttttactatttattttgcTTTCGATTTTCAATGTACATAACAT
This region includes:
- the LOC130820898 gene encoding probable WRKY transcription factor 13, whose amino-acid sequence is MNQGLMEDHNQVVGMSSSQTMGFCLNSTNLANFSSVVNLNLSHHFHHENQQSHDLKASNGLPSSFALDHVSSTLTQALLSSTNPKPREQEYLSSSFTYLPPLLSIQKPSQNYNLWAWGEGKEFQLGGNKRSCGGEDSLLGVSTYKLKKIKARRKVRDPRFCFKTMSDVDVLDDGYKWRKYGQKVVKNTLHPRSYYRCTQDNCRVKKRVERLAEDPRMVITTYEGRHIHSPSKDDESQDAQPQLNNFFW